In Nymphaea colorata isolate Beijing-Zhang1983 chromosome 5, ASM883128v2, whole genome shotgun sequence, one genomic interval encodes:
- the LOC116253830 gene encoding protein NETWORKED 3A-like, with translation MSTMMLKKPSYSWWWESHNSPRQSGWLQSALSELDDKTKTMLKLIEEDADSFAQRAEMYYRKRPELVGMVEDFYRSYRSLAERYDQLKSDMVNRAFVHSGWSLPLKNSSGTDKSSEQCESFDLEDSEVDDPEPEEEDAENNCYRNHEDCQEVIQQGIQSTDDYGGRIENQIELMKLRDEVARLREENRNQKVEIAEMSERKREVIRQLCMSIEIMKEENAALRKCTKESKKWGVLELPKFKWAVPGNFFSGIFVSHTNLVAL, from the exons ATGTCAACGATGATGCTGAAGAAGCCCTCTTACTCATGGTGGTGGGAGAGCCACAACAGCCCAAGGCAGTCTGGATGGCTTCAGTCTGCACTTTCAG AACTGGACGACAAGACGAAAACAATGCTGAAGCTGATAGAAGAGGACGCCGATTCGTTTGCACAGAGAGCAGAGATGTACTACAGGAAAAGACCAGAGCTTGTGGGCATGGTTGAGGACTTTTACCGCTCCTACCGCTCGCTGGCCGAGCGCTATGACCAACTGAAATCCGATATGGTTAACAGGGCATTTGTGCATTCTGGTTGGTCACTTCCTCTGAAGAACAGCAGCGGCACAGACAAGTCCTCAGAACAATGCGAGTCTTTCGATTTAGAAGATTCTGAGGTGGATGACCCCGAACCAGAGGAAGAAGATGCAGAAAATAACTGCTACAGAAACCATGAAGATTGTCAAGAAGTAATACAGCAAGGAATTCAAAGCACAGACGATTATGGTGGCAGAATTGAGAATCAGATTGAGCTGATGAAATTGAGAGACGAGGTTGCCAGACTCAGGGAGGAAAACAGGAACCAGAAGGTCGAGATTGCAGAGATGAGTGAAAGGAAGAGGGAAGTGATCAGGCAACTTTGCATGTCGATTGagatcatgaaggaggagaatGCGGCACTGAGAAAATGTACGAAAGAATCAAAGAAGTGGGGGGTTTTGGAACTCCCAAAATTTAAGTGGGCTGTTCCTGGGAATTTCTTTAGTGGGATCTTTGTTTCTCATACTAATCTTGTAGCTCTGTAA
- the LOC116255101 gene encoding serine/threonine-protein kinase RUNKEL isoform X2: protein MTLLKQDCRLPEESIHDIGRDLVYALQFLHSEGIIYCDLKPSNILLDENGRVKLCDFGLARRLSDISKCSLSQLPQAKRGTPCYMAPELFQEGGVHSYASDLWALGCVLYECYTGKPPFVADEFTALVESILSDPVPTLPDNPSKPFCNLVNHLLVKDPAERIQWSELCGHGFWRTKFRPLSLPPQPAFNIMVDQSRQSCLSERNVDRPPSQKASHYHGPKHRDGTIRHDENSVSATRAFEVSPKSPPNSKKLQTKGSIRVVEKRRDASTTTKGANILRLSRIAKKNLQRENDNENYRRPLPKASERDNDVKIENNDMELDFGEHNDEEAQDNSDESEISLANSPLPNAPMPLLPRDNEKDDELSKTPNKTSFPPDNGENHEEESCPLPAEVATTTPAIGQKRATRNVLEMHKMEAGATEGSDSSRSINNLSQVLWHPSDLSVRPIMPSRKTEKAQEAMPPLPFIVMPVTDFLKLSPEKLDELLSRIATCLTGSASPAEKQNTIKYLEILSAHPDAANILTNSSIMLVLVKMLRLSKASGLRVHLVSVIGLLIRHSTSIEADLASSGIIRALADSLGDKQEKVRRYAMAALGELVFYIATQNENCSRDCGGLASPAKDGRSTPSWQVSGPVFALISSILRKGEDDTTQLYALRTIENVCSQGSDWAARFTSQEVIANLCYIFKAVGKQESIRLTAGSCLVRLVRFSPPSIQSVLDKLSFKDITSGLAKENPREQQISINLLNMAMLGSHMFSNMGRHLVSLSEDKLLVPVLISLVEQGSEVLRGKAFILAALLCRSGRRWLPVFCSGKLLSIVDRLAKEKGSYVQQCVEAFVQVVASTVPGILETVASDIQQQHNGKRHGQTGMAGRTHPKINVHLFSVILHLLGSFAFKKMVANNRVLEQLVVFLKLVESSAFQAKDDFQITLLRVLESVTMEASTVLEHSEIFISKVLPSLSILYKGNKDGDARFLCLKIIFDLIVVFLNEMPSLSEHQNDQTWKELKSICETHFLPLYPMLVEDEDPIPAYAQKLLVMLLEFNFAQVSDILHLKMVSQCFEFLLSDLSCANVNNVKLCLSLASAPEMETKILSELTVVRRIGNLLEFVNAKQMEDFLEPTLGLCKAFIMRGRGGRITNQMKDLSLVNDAAAAIGSFYQHQCIGDIADFGCNMSAFLDLSGSNEANIADLASECVILLLKVAAREATTGLLTSASTVTTVLESCCLRCQGPEMGVYGLVLQRLLHALSLACQEYRSQAMILSISGAEITKIETLASNLRSSTIPCIADAASGACLELRRLPRCA, encoded by the exons ATGACTCTATTAAAACAG GATTGCCGGCTTCCAGAAGAATCTATACATGATATTGGTCGTGACCTTGTCTACGCACTGCA GTTCTTGCATTCAGAAGGTATAATTTACTGTGACCTAAAACCGTCAAATATCCTACTGGATGAGAATGGGCGTGTCAAG TTGTGCGACTTTGGACTGGCAAGAAGACTTAGTGATATATCAAAATGTTCTCTTTCACAA TTGCCCCAAGCAAAGCGTGGTACGCCTTGTTATATGGCACCGGAATTGTTTCAGGAAGGTGGAGTCCATTCTTATGCTTCAGATCTTTGGGCGCTTGGTTGTGTTTTGTATGAATGCTACACTGGAAAACCTCCCTTTGTGGCAGATGAATTTACTGCATTGGTTGAATCTATTCTATCAGACCCAGTGCCAACATTGCCTGATAATCCATCTAAACCTTTTTGCAATTTAGTGAACCATCTCCTGGTAAAGGATCCAGCTGAACGTATTCAGTGGTCTGAACTATGTGGCCATGGCTTTTGGAGAACAAAGTTCAGGCCTTTGTCTCTTCCTCCTCAGCCTGCTTTCAACATTATGGTTGACCAATCCAGGCAATCCTGTCTATCTGAAAGGAATGTTGACAGACCTCCTTCTCAGAAGGCATCTCATTATCATGGACCAAAGCATCGTGATGGAACTATTAGACATGATGAGAACTCAGTATCTGCTACAAGGGCATTTGAAGTTTCACCTAAATCTCCACCGAACTCCAAAAAGTTGCAGACAAAAGGTTCCATCAGAGTTGTTGAGAAGCGCAGAGATGCCTCAACTACAACAAAGGGAGCTAATATTCTCAGGCTTTCAAGGATTGCAAAGAAAAACttacaaagagaaaatgataatgaaaaCTATAGACGCCCTTTGCCTAAGGCCTCCGAACGTGATAATGAtgtgaaaatagaaaacaaTGATATGGAGCTTGATTTTGGTGAGCACAACGATGAGGAAGCACAAGATAATTCTGATGAAAGTGAGATATCTTTAGCTAATTCTCCTCTTCCTAATGCTCCAATGCCTTTGCTGCCTCGagataatgaaaaagatgatgaaCTAAGTAAAACTCCTAACAAGACAAGCTTTCCACCCGATAATGGGGAAAACCACGAAGAAGAGTCATGCCCATTGCCTGCTGAAGTTGCTACCACTACACCAGCCATAGGTCAGAAAAGAGCTACTCGAAATGTTTTGGAGATGCATAAAATGGAAGCAGGAGCCACTGAAGGTTCAGATTCATCCAGATCAATTAATAATCTCTCCCAAGTGTTGTGGCATCCTTCTGACCTTTCTGTCAGGCCAATAATGCCTAGtaggaaaactgaaaaggcTCAAGAAGCAATGCCTCCCCTTCCTTTCATTGTTATGCCTGTGACTGACTTTTTAAAATTATCTCCAGAGAAGTTGGATGAACTTCTGTCTCGCATTGCAACCTGTTTGACTGGAAGTGCTTCTCCTGCAGAAAAACAGAACACAATTAAGTACCTTGAAATTTTGAGTGCACATCCAGATGCTGCTAACATCTTAACAAATAGCTCAATAATGCTGGTGCTTGTAAAGATGCTAAGGCTTTCAAAAGCTTCTGGTCTTCGTGTTCACCTAGTTTCAGTGATCGGCTTGTTGATCCGGCACTCGACATCAATAGAAGCTGATTTGGCATCATCTGGAATCATTAGAGCACTGGCAGATAGTCTTGGAGATAAACAGGAGAAGGTGAGAAGATATGCCATGGCTGCTCTAGGTGAACTGGTGTTCTATATTGCtacacaaaatgaaaattgttcaaGGGATTGTGGTGGTCTTGCTTCTCCAGCAAAGGATGGTCGATCTACGCCCAGTTGGCAG GTATCTGGTCCAGTTTTTGCACTAATTTCCTCCATACTGCGAAAAGGAGAAGACGACACCACCCAGCTTTATGCTCTGAGAACAATTGAAAATGTTTGCAGTCAAGGGTCTGATTGGGCTGCCCGTTTTACTAGTCAGGAAGTGATAGCCAACCTGTGTTACATCTTTAAGGCTGTGGGAAAGCAGGAGAGTATTCGTTTAACTGCTGGATCTTGTCTGGTACGTCTAGTTCGCTTCAGTCCTCCAAGTATTCAGTCAGTTCTAGATAAGTTATCTTTCAAGGATATTACATCTGGCCTTGCTAAAGAAAATCCTCGAGAGCAGCAAATCAGTATCAATCTTCTAAACATGGCGATGCTAGGAAGCCACATGTTCTCTAATATGGGTAGGCACCTCGTGTCTCTTTCAGAGGACAAACTTCTCGTTCCTGTCCTCATTTCACTTGTTGAGCAAGGTAGTGAAGTTTTACGTGGCAAAGCGTTCATTCTTGCTGCTCTTCTCTGTAGAAGCGGCCGTAGGTGGCTGCCTGTGTTCTGTAGTGGAAAGTTACTGTCAATTGTAGACAGACTAGCTAAAGAAAAAGGCAGCTATGTACAACAATGTGTAGAGGCTTTTGTGCAAGTAGTGGCTAGTACGGTGCCTGGAATACTTGAGACTGTGGCTAGTGACATACAGCAACAGCATAATGGTAAAAGGCATGGACAAACTGGTATGGCTGGTCGGACTCATCCTAAAATAAATGTCCATTTATTCTCTGTCATTCTCCATCTACTTGGAAgttttgctttcaaaaagatGGTTGCGAACAATCGGGTGCTAGAGCAGCTGGTGGTGTTCTTAAAGCTAGTAGAATCTTCTGCTTTCCAG GCAAAAGATGATTTCCAGATAACACTGCTGAGAGTTCTCGAATCGGTAACAATGGAGGCTTCTACAGTTCTTGAACATTCTGAGATCTTCATCAGCAAAGTTCTTCCAAGCCTTTCTATTTTATACAAAGGAAACAAAGATGGAGATGCTAGGTTCTTatgtttgaaaattatatttgatcTGATCGTTGTTTTTTTGAATGAGATGCCCAGTCTGTCAGAACATCAAAATGACCAAACATGGAAGGAACTGAAGTCAATTTGTGAGACccattttcttcctctctacCCCATGCTAGTTGAGGATGAAGACCCAATTCCTGCTTATGCGCAGAAGCTTCTGGTCATGCTTTTAGAATTTAATTTCGCGCAAGTGTCAGACATACTACATTTGAAGATGGTTTCTCAGTGCTTTGAATTTTTACTTAGCGACCTTTCTTGTGCAAATGTCAACAATGTAAAGCTGTGTCTATCTTTGGCCTCTGCTCCTGAAATGGAAACTAAGATTCTCTCTGAGTTGACAGTTGTCAGGAGAATAGGAAATCTGCTGGAGTTTGTGAATGCAAAGCAAATGGAAGACTTTCTTGAACCAACACTTGGTCTTTGCAAGGCCTTCATTATGCGGGGGCGTGGTGGCAGGATAACTAACCAAATGAAAGATCTTTCTCTTGTAAATGATGCAGCTGCAGCTATTGGTTCATTTTATCAGCATCAATGCATTGGAGATATAGCTGACTTCGGTTGCAACATGAGTGCCTTTCTAGATCTTAGTGGAAGCAATGAAGCCAATATTGCAGATTTAGCATCAGAATGTGTAATCCTGCTGCTAAAGGTAGCTGCTCGGGAAGCAACCACTGGCCTACTTACTAGCGCTTCAACTGTGACCACTGTCCTTGAATCTTGCTGTCTCCGTTGTCAGGGTCCAGAGATGGGGGTATATGGCTTAGTGTTGCAGAGGCTACTACATGCCCTCAGTTTGGCATGCCAGGAATACCGGTCTCAAGCAATGATACTCTCCATATCAGGAGCAGAGATCACAAAAATTGAAACTCTAGCTTCTAATCTAAGGAGCTCAACAATACCATGTATAGCGGATGCTGCTTCAGGTGCATGTTTGGAGCTACGTCGCCTTCCTCGCTGTGCATGA
- the LOC116254994 gene encoding acyl carrier protein 1, chloroplastic-like gives MAAKSINSTVVSFTSSLVNQASSKNYGNKSVFLCCPIRQFQSLKLTRRPSQFQINCAAKPETVEKVCHIVKKQLALPDASAISAESKFSALGADSLDTVEIVMGLEEEFGITVGEDTAQSIVTVQDAADLIEELVSKKTG, from the exons ATGGCTGCTAAATCCATAAACTCTACAGTCGTTTCTTTCACATCATCTTTGGTTAACCAG GCATCAAGCAAAAATTACGGGAACAAATCCGTCTTCCTTTGCTGCCCAATCAGGCaatttcaatctttgaaactGACAAGGAGGCCTTCTCAGTTTCAAATTAACTGTGCA GCAAAACCAGAGACAGTGGAGAAGGTATGTCATATAGTGAAGAAGCAGTTGGCTTTACCGGATGCCTCTGCCATAAGTGCTGAGTCAAAGTTTTCTGCACTTGGAGCCGATTCTCTTGATACG GTGGAGATTGTGATGGGACTGGAGGAAGAATTTGGGATAACTGTCGGGGAAGACACTGCTCAGAGCATAGTTACTGTGCAGGATGCAGCAGACCTCATTGAGGAGCTTGTGTCAAAGAAAACAGGGTGA
- the LOC116255101 gene encoding serine/threonine-protein kinase RUNKEL isoform X1, translating to MNQYHIYEEIGRSKHSTVYKGRKKKTIEYFAIKSVDKSQRPKVIQEVRILHSLDHTNVLKFYEWYETSAHLWLVLEYCVGGDLMTLLKQDCRLPEESIHDIGRDLVYALQFLHSEGIIYCDLKPSNILLDENGRVKLCDFGLARRLSDISKCSLSQLPQAKRGTPCYMAPELFQEGGVHSYASDLWALGCVLYECYTGKPPFVADEFTALVESILSDPVPTLPDNPSKPFCNLVNHLLVKDPAERIQWSELCGHGFWRTKFRPLSLPPQPAFNIMVDQSRQSCLSERNVDRPPSQKASHYHGPKHRDGTIRHDENSVSATRAFEVSPKSPPNSKKLQTKGSIRVVEKRRDASTTTKGANILRLSRIAKKNLQRENDNENYRRPLPKASERDNDVKIENNDMELDFGEHNDEEAQDNSDESEISLANSPLPNAPMPLLPRDNEKDDELSKTPNKTSFPPDNGENHEEESCPLPAEVATTTPAIGQKRATRNVLEMHKMEAGATEGSDSSRSINNLSQVLWHPSDLSVRPIMPSRKTEKAQEAMPPLPFIVMPVTDFLKLSPEKLDELLSRIATCLTGSASPAEKQNTIKYLEILSAHPDAANILTNSSIMLVLVKMLRLSKASGLRVHLVSVIGLLIRHSTSIEADLASSGIIRALADSLGDKQEKVRRYAMAALGELVFYIATQNENCSRDCGGLASPAKDGRSTPSWQVSGPVFALISSILRKGEDDTTQLYALRTIENVCSQGSDWAARFTSQEVIANLCYIFKAVGKQESIRLTAGSCLVRLVRFSPPSIQSVLDKLSFKDITSGLAKENPREQQISINLLNMAMLGSHMFSNMGRHLVSLSEDKLLVPVLISLVEQGSEVLRGKAFILAALLCRSGRRWLPVFCSGKLLSIVDRLAKEKGSYVQQCVEAFVQVVASTVPGILETVASDIQQQHNGKRHGQTGMAGRTHPKINVHLFSVILHLLGSFAFKKMVANNRVLEQLVVFLKLVESSAFQAKDDFQITLLRVLESVTMEASTVLEHSEIFISKVLPSLSILYKGNKDGDARFLCLKIIFDLIVVFLNEMPSLSEHQNDQTWKELKSICETHFLPLYPMLVEDEDPIPAYAQKLLVMLLEFNFAQVSDILHLKMVSQCFEFLLSDLSCANVNNVKLCLSLASAPEMETKILSELTVVRRIGNLLEFVNAKQMEDFLEPTLGLCKAFIMRGRGGRITNQMKDLSLVNDAAAAIGSFYQHQCIGDIADFGCNMSAFLDLSGSNEANIADLASECVILLLKVAAREATTGLLTSASTVTTVLESCCLRCQGPEMGVYGLVLQRLLHALSLACQEYRSQAMILSISGAEITKIETLASNLRSSTIPCIADAASGACLELRRLPRCA from the exons ATGAATCAGTATCACATATACGAGGAGATCGGCCGGAGCAAGCATTCG ACCGTCTACAAAGGGCGGAAGAAGAAGACCATCGAGTATTTCGCCATTAAAAGCGTCGATAAGTCGCAGAGGCCCAAAGTTATCCAGGAA GTAAGGATCCTTCATTCTCTGGATCATACAAATGTCCTGAAATTTTATGAGTG GTATGAAACTTCTGCTCACCTATGGCTGGTTTTAGAATATTGCGTTGGTGGAGATCTTATGACTCTATTAAAACAG GATTGCCGGCTTCCAGAAGAATCTATACATGATATTGGTCGTGACCTTGTCTACGCACTGCA GTTCTTGCATTCAGAAGGTATAATTTACTGTGACCTAAAACCGTCAAATATCCTACTGGATGAGAATGGGCGTGTCAAG TTGTGCGACTTTGGACTGGCAAGAAGACTTAGTGATATATCAAAATGTTCTCTTTCACAA TTGCCCCAAGCAAAGCGTGGTACGCCTTGTTATATGGCACCGGAATTGTTTCAGGAAGGTGGAGTCCATTCTTATGCTTCAGATCTTTGGGCGCTTGGTTGTGTTTTGTATGAATGCTACACTGGAAAACCTCCCTTTGTGGCAGATGAATTTACTGCATTGGTTGAATCTATTCTATCAGACCCAGTGCCAACATTGCCTGATAATCCATCTAAACCTTTTTGCAATTTAGTGAACCATCTCCTGGTAAAGGATCCAGCTGAACGTATTCAGTGGTCTGAACTATGTGGCCATGGCTTTTGGAGAACAAAGTTCAGGCCTTTGTCTCTTCCTCCTCAGCCTGCTTTCAACATTATGGTTGACCAATCCAGGCAATCCTGTCTATCTGAAAGGAATGTTGACAGACCTCCTTCTCAGAAGGCATCTCATTATCATGGACCAAAGCATCGTGATGGAACTATTAGACATGATGAGAACTCAGTATCTGCTACAAGGGCATTTGAAGTTTCACCTAAATCTCCACCGAACTCCAAAAAGTTGCAGACAAAAGGTTCCATCAGAGTTGTTGAGAAGCGCAGAGATGCCTCAACTACAACAAAGGGAGCTAATATTCTCAGGCTTTCAAGGATTGCAAAGAAAAACttacaaagagaaaatgataatgaaaaCTATAGACGCCCTTTGCCTAAGGCCTCCGAACGTGATAATGAtgtgaaaatagaaaacaaTGATATGGAGCTTGATTTTGGTGAGCACAACGATGAGGAAGCACAAGATAATTCTGATGAAAGTGAGATATCTTTAGCTAATTCTCCTCTTCCTAATGCTCCAATGCCTTTGCTGCCTCGagataatgaaaaagatgatgaaCTAAGTAAAACTCCTAACAAGACAAGCTTTCCACCCGATAATGGGGAAAACCACGAAGAAGAGTCATGCCCATTGCCTGCTGAAGTTGCTACCACTACACCAGCCATAGGTCAGAAAAGAGCTACTCGAAATGTTTTGGAGATGCATAAAATGGAAGCAGGAGCCACTGAAGGTTCAGATTCATCCAGATCAATTAATAATCTCTCCCAAGTGTTGTGGCATCCTTCTGACCTTTCTGTCAGGCCAATAATGCCTAGtaggaaaactgaaaaggcTCAAGAAGCAATGCCTCCCCTTCCTTTCATTGTTATGCCTGTGACTGACTTTTTAAAATTATCTCCAGAGAAGTTGGATGAACTTCTGTCTCGCATTGCAACCTGTTTGACTGGAAGTGCTTCTCCTGCAGAAAAACAGAACACAATTAAGTACCTTGAAATTTTGAGTGCACATCCAGATGCTGCTAACATCTTAACAAATAGCTCAATAATGCTGGTGCTTGTAAAGATGCTAAGGCTTTCAAAAGCTTCTGGTCTTCGTGTTCACCTAGTTTCAGTGATCGGCTTGTTGATCCGGCACTCGACATCAATAGAAGCTGATTTGGCATCATCTGGAATCATTAGAGCACTGGCAGATAGTCTTGGAGATAAACAGGAGAAGGTGAGAAGATATGCCATGGCTGCTCTAGGTGAACTGGTGTTCTATATTGCtacacaaaatgaaaattgttcaaGGGATTGTGGTGGTCTTGCTTCTCCAGCAAAGGATGGTCGATCTACGCCCAGTTGGCAG GTATCTGGTCCAGTTTTTGCACTAATTTCCTCCATACTGCGAAAAGGAGAAGACGACACCACCCAGCTTTATGCTCTGAGAACAATTGAAAATGTTTGCAGTCAAGGGTCTGATTGGGCTGCCCGTTTTACTAGTCAGGAAGTGATAGCCAACCTGTGTTACATCTTTAAGGCTGTGGGAAAGCAGGAGAGTATTCGTTTAACTGCTGGATCTTGTCTGGTACGTCTAGTTCGCTTCAGTCCTCCAAGTATTCAGTCAGTTCTAGATAAGTTATCTTTCAAGGATATTACATCTGGCCTTGCTAAAGAAAATCCTCGAGAGCAGCAAATCAGTATCAATCTTCTAAACATGGCGATGCTAGGAAGCCACATGTTCTCTAATATGGGTAGGCACCTCGTGTCTCTTTCAGAGGACAAACTTCTCGTTCCTGTCCTCATTTCACTTGTTGAGCAAGGTAGTGAAGTTTTACGTGGCAAAGCGTTCATTCTTGCTGCTCTTCTCTGTAGAAGCGGCCGTAGGTGGCTGCCTGTGTTCTGTAGTGGAAAGTTACTGTCAATTGTAGACAGACTAGCTAAAGAAAAAGGCAGCTATGTACAACAATGTGTAGAGGCTTTTGTGCAAGTAGTGGCTAGTACGGTGCCTGGAATACTTGAGACTGTGGCTAGTGACATACAGCAACAGCATAATGGTAAAAGGCATGGACAAACTGGTATGGCTGGTCGGACTCATCCTAAAATAAATGTCCATTTATTCTCTGTCATTCTCCATCTACTTGGAAgttttgctttcaaaaagatGGTTGCGAACAATCGGGTGCTAGAGCAGCTGGTGGTGTTCTTAAAGCTAGTAGAATCTTCTGCTTTCCAG GCAAAAGATGATTTCCAGATAACACTGCTGAGAGTTCTCGAATCGGTAACAATGGAGGCTTCTACAGTTCTTGAACATTCTGAGATCTTCATCAGCAAAGTTCTTCCAAGCCTTTCTATTTTATACAAAGGAAACAAAGATGGAGATGCTAGGTTCTTatgtttgaaaattatatttgatcTGATCGTTGTTTTTTTGAATGAGATGCCCAGTCTGTCAGAACATCAAAATGACCAAACATGGAAGGAACTGAAGTCAATTTGTGAGACccattttcttcctctctacCCCATGCTAGTTGAGGATGAAGACCCAATTCCTGCTTATGCGCAGAAGCTTCTGGTCATGCTTTTAGAATTTAATTTCGCGCAAGTGTCAGACATACTACATTTGAAGATGGTTTCTCAGTGCTTTGAATTTTTACTTAGCGACCTTTCTTGTGCAAATGTCAACAATGTAAAGCTGTGTCTATCTTTGGCCTCTGCTCCTGAAATGGAAACTAAGATTCTCTCTGAGTTGACAGTTGTCAGGAGAATAGGAAATCTGCTGGAGTTTGTGAATGCAAAGCAAATGGAAGACTTTCTTGAACCAACACTTGGTCTTTGCAAGGCCTTCATTATGCGGGGGCGTGGTGGCAGGATAACTAACCAAATGAAAGATCTTTCTCTTGTAAATGATGCAGCTGCAGCTATTGGTTCATTTTATCAGCATCAATGCATTGGAGATATAGCTGACTTCGGTTGCAACATGAGTGCCTTTCTAGATCTTAGTGGAAGCAATGAAGCCAATATTGCAGATTTAGCATCAGAATGTGTAATCCTGCTGCTAAAGGTAGCTGCTCGGGAAGCAACCACTGGCCTACTTACTAGCGCTTCAACTGTGACCACTGTCCTTGAATCTTGCTGTCTCCGTTGTCAGGGTCCAGAGATGGGGGTATATGGCTTAGTGTTGCAGAGGCTACTACATGCCCTCAGTTTGGCATGCCAGGAATACCGGTCTCAAGCAATGATACTCTCCATATCAGGAGCAGAGATCACAAAAATTGAAACTCTAGCTTCTAATCTAAGGAGCTCAACAATACCATGTATAGCGGATGCTGCTTCAGGTGCATGTTTGGAGCTACGTCGCCTTCCTCGCTGTGCATGA